A DNA window from Vigna unguiculata cultivar IT97K-499-35 chromosome 10, ASM411807v1, whole genome shotgun sequence contains the following coding sequences:
- the LOC114165941 gene encoding lysine--tRNA ligase, chloroplastic/mitochondrial, whose amino-acid sequence MEALRVCTLTWNPLKHFFHSHAFRRTPRTLVLRACSSSTTTDTRAAGRNRRSSASSSPTSTSDRDAIRAIRLKKVEELRSKGLDPYAYEWDKTHGASQLQDIYIDLANGEEKDSESDHVSVAGRIVARRAFGKLAFLTLRDDSGSIQLYCDKERLIGDQFEQLKAHVDIGDILGVRGTIKRTEKGELSVSVQSFAILTKSLLPLPDKYHGLTDIDKRYRQRYVDMIANPEVADVFRKRAKVVSEIRRTMDSLGFVEVETPVLQGAAGGAEARPFITYHNSLGRDLYLRIATELHLKRMLVGGFEKVYEIGRIFRNEGISTRHNPEFTTIEMYEAYSDYQSMMSLAEEIVTRCALAVHGKLTVDYQGVEICLERPWRRETMHNLVKEIAGIDFNEFGDDIEVAKRVTLDTLGNNLDKKDKGSIEACQSVGHLLNEVFEIFVEPKLIQPTFVLDYPIEISPLAKPHRRYTGLTERFELFICGRELGNAFSELTDPIDQRGRLEDQIRQHEKKRSAISANDDKKEGKEDEDDSYEVTLDDDFLTALEYGMPPASGMGLGIDRLVMLLTNSPSIRDVIAFPVLKLQQ is encoded by the exons ATGGAAGCGCTAAGAGTGTGCACTCTAACATGGAACCCACTGAAGCACTTCTTTCACTCTCACGCATTTCGTCGAACACCTCGAACGCTCGTTCTCCGCGCCTGCTCATCTTCCACCACCACTGATACCAGGGCTGCCGGTCGCAATCGCCGGAGCTCGGCGTCGTCGTCTCCCACTTCCACTTCCGATAGGGATGCCATTCGAGCCATACGCTTGAAGAAG GTTGAAGAATTGAGAAGCAAGGGGCTTGATCCGTATGCTTATGAATGGGACAAAACTCACGGTGCTAGTCAGCTGCAAGATATCTACATAGATTTGGCAAATGGTGAGGAAAAAGATAGTGAGAGTGACCACGTATCTGTTGCGGGAAGAATTGTGGCCAGGAGGGCATTCGGAAAGCTTGCCTTTCTCACACTAAGAGATGATTCTGGGTCAATTCAG CTCTATTGTGATAAGGAGAGACTCATAGGCGATCAGTTTGAACAGTTAAAGGCACATGTTGATATTGGTGATATATTAGGTGTAAGAGGAACAATAAAACGCACAGAAAAAG GAGAACTTTCTGTGAGTGTCCAATCTTTTGCAATCCTTACTAAATCTCTGCTTCCACTTCCTGACAAATATCATGGACTAACTGATATAGATAAACGTTATCGACAGAG GTATGTAGATATGATCGCAAATCCAGAGGTAGCAGATGTATTCCGTAAAAGAGCAAAG GTTGTATCAGAGATACGGAGGACAATGGATTCTTTAGGTTTTGTTGAAGTTGAAACTCCAGTTTTACAG GGAGCAGCTGGGGGAGCAGAAGCCAGACCTTTTATTACATACCATAATTCTCTTGGAAGAGACTTATATCTGAGAATTGCTACTGAATTACATCTTAAGAGAATGCTG GTGGGTGGCTTCGAAAAAGTATACGAGATTGGTCGAATATTTAGAAATGAAGGAATTTCAACTCGACATAATCCTGAATTTACAACTATAGAG ATGTACGAAGCATACTCGGATTATCAAAGCATGATGAGTTTGGCAGAGGAGATTGTCACTCGATGTGCTCTTGCAGTTCATGGGAAGCTTACAGTTGATTATCAG GGAGTTGAGATATGTCTGGAAAGGCCTTGGAGGAGGGAGACTATGCACAATCTTGTTAAAGAAATTGCTGGGATCGATTTCAATGAATTTGGAGATGATATTGAGGTTGCAAAGCGTGTTACTTTGGATACCCTTGGAAATAATCTTGATAAAAAGGATAAAGGTTCCATTGAAGCATGCCAATCCGTTGGCCACCTTCTTAATGAG gtCTTTGAGATTTTTGTAGAACCAAAGCTCATCCAACCTACTTTTGTTCTAGACTATCCGATTGAGATATCTCCCCTTGCCAAACCACATAGAAG ATACACAGGTTTGACTGAGAGATTTGAACTTTTCATTTGTGGCCGTGAGTTGGGGAATGCATTCTCCGAATTGACTGATCCAATAGATCAG AGGGGACGCTTGGAAGATCAAATTAGACAGCATGAAAAGAAGAGGTCAGCTATTTCAGCAAATGATGATAAAAAGGAAGGAaaggaagatgaagatgacTCGTATGAAGTAACTCTTGATGATGACTTTCTCACAGCTTTGGAATACGGAATGCCTCCAGCTTCGGGAATG GGACTTGGAATTGATAGGCTGGTGATGCTTTTGACAAATTCTCCCAGTATTCGAGATGTTATCGCCTTCCCAGTACTCAAGCTGCAGCAATAG
- the LOC114165061 gene encoding tryptophan--tRNA ligase, cytoplasmic, producing the protein MAATTEVEKKNLEEEAEQVVNPWEVSSKGKIDYDKLIDRFGCQKLDDALISRLERLTSRTPHVFLRRHVFFAHRDFAEILDAYERGDKFYLYTGRGPSSESLHLGHLIPFMFTKYLQDVFKVPLVIQLTDDEKFFWKNLTVEECRRLARENAKDIIACGFDISKTFIFSDFNYVGGSFYKNMCEVASRVTYNQAVGIFGFAGEDHIGKVSFPPVQAVPSFPTSFPHLFSGKENLRCLIPCAIDQDPYFRMTRDVAPRMGFNKPALIESLFFPALQGETGKMSASDPNSAIYVTDSAKDIKNKVNKHAFSGGQDSVEKHRQLGANLEVDIPIKYLTFFLEDDAELEHIKKEYGEGRMLTGEVKQRLIQVLTEIVERHRRARASVTEEMVDAFMAVRPLPYMFD; encoded by the exons aTGGCAGCAACGACAGAGGTTGAGAAGAAGAATCTAGAAGAGGAGGCCGAACAAGTAGTTAATCCATGGGAGGTTTCTTCGAAAGGCAAAATCGACTACGACAAACTCATCGACCGTTTCGGTTGCCAGAAGCTCGACGACGCTCTCATTTCGCGTCTCGAACGCCTCACCTCGCGCACGCCTCACGTCTTTCTACGACGCCATGTTTTCTTCGCCCACCG CGATTTCGCGGAGATTCTGGACGCGTACGAGAGAGGCGATAAGTTTTACTTGTACACCGGGCGCGGACCTTCCTCCGAATCGTTGCACTTGGGACATTTGATTCCCTTCATGTTCACTAA GTATTTGCAAGATGTGTTTAAGGTTCCTCTGGTTATACAGCTCACTGATGATGAAAAGTTCTTCTGGAAAAATCTTACTGTAGAGGAGTGCCGAAGACTAGCAAGGGAGAATGCAAAGGACATCATTGCTTGTGGTTTTGACATTTCAAAGACGTTCATCTTCTCTGATTTTAATTATGTTGGCGG tTCCTTCTACAAGAACATGTGTGAGGTTGCATCACGTGTGACTTATAACCAGGCAGTTGGCATTTTTGGTTTTGCTGGGGAAGATCATATTGGAAAAGTTAGTTTTCCGCCTGTGCAG GCAGTTCCATCATTTCCCACTTCATTTCCTCACCTATTTTCTGGAAAAGAGAATCTCCGTTGTTTAATTCCCTGTGCAATTGACCAG GATCCATATTTTAGAATGACGCGTGATGTTGCTCCTCGAATGGGTTTCAACAAGCCAGCTTTGATTGAATCTTTATTCTTCCCTGCATTACAG GGGGAAACAGGAAAAATGTCTGCCAGTGATCCCAATTCTGCAATATATGTGACTGATTCTGCAAAAGATATAAAGAACAAG GTAAACAAGCATGCATTTTCTGGTGGGCAAGATTCGGTTGAGAAACATAGGCAATTGGGGGCAAATCTTGAG GTTGATATTCCAATCAAATACCTGACATTTTTCTTAGAAGATGATGCTGAACTTGAACACATTAAGAAG GAATATGGAGAAGGGCGCATGCTAACGGGTGAGGTGAAGCAACGGCTAATACAAGTCTTGACTGAAATAGTGGAGAGACATCGTAGGGCTCGGGCATCTGTGACTGAAGAG ATGGTGGATGCATTTATGGCTGTCAGACCACTTCCCTACATGTTTGACTGA
- the LOC114166736 gene encoding elongator complex protein 4 isoform X2, translated as MATTKARVSSFSRNVSTVTSQNPGLKHGPNGTMLLSSGIPDLDKILGGGFPLGSLVMVMEDEEAPHHMLLLRNFMSQGLVQKQPLLYASASKDPKRFLGTLPSPASPKGDKSSDLSHEKDIRIAWQYKKYFGEPQLNLNTNGSQQDYCNDFDLRKPLDRHFYSGNNVDCVSIKDSPNLSVLQDRCAGFLAKLSRNEGNISSAGRIAIQSFCSPQCKYSNEEWHMLSFIRSLKGMVQSSNAVVVVTFPPSLLSPSCSLRLQHMADTLLSVRAIPDEDKELAKLLTGYQDMIGLINIHKAARLNTQVPVILEATTFSIKLHKRRFLVLECLNQAPVDGSSGSSYGTSGGCSGSSKVGTLDF; from the exons ATGGCTACAACCAAGGCTCGAGTTAGTAGCTTCTCTCGCAATGTATCAACTGTGACATCTCAGAATCCTGGACTTAAGCATGGCCCTAATGGGACAATGCTCCTTTCATCTGGGATTCCTGATCTTGACA AGATTTTAGGTGGTGGTTTTCCATTGGGTAGCCTTGTCATGGTTATGGAAGATGAAGAAGCACCTCATCATATGCTTTTGTTGAGAAATTTTATGTCTCAAGGACTTGTACAAAAGCAACCACTCTTGTATGCTAGTGCATCCAAAGATCCTAAGAGATTTCTTGGTACTTTGCCTAGTCCAGCATCACCCAAAGGGGATAAATCTTCAGATCTTAGCCAT GAGAAGGATATAAGAATTGCTTGGCAATACAAGAAGTATTTTGGTGAGCCTCAGCTGAATCTCAACACTAATG GTTCTCAGCAGGATTACTGTAATGATTTTGATTTGAGAAAGCCCCTGGATCGGCATTTTTATAGTGGCAACAATGTAGATTGTGTTAGCATCAAAGATTCTCCAAACCTTAGTGTTCTTCAAGACCGTTGTGCTGGATTTCTAGCTAAACTCTCAAG AAATGAAGGCAACATTTCCTCTGCTGGTCGTATTGCTATTCAATCATTCTGTTCTCCACAATGCAAGTATTCAAATGAG GAGTGGCATATGCTTTCCTTTATTAGGTCCCTAAAGGGCATGGTCCAGTCTTCAAACGCTGTTGTTGTTGTAACCTTTCCACCTTCACTTCTTTCTCCATCTTGTTCACTAAGATTGCAGCATATGGCAGACACCTTGCTTTCTGTCAGAGCCATTCCAG ATGAGGACAAGGAACTGGCAAAACTCCTCACTGGTTACCAGGATATGATAGGGCTTATAAACATACACAAAGCTGCACGGTTAAATACACAg GTTCCAGTGATTCTGGAGGCTACAACGTTCTCAATCAAATTGCACAAACGGAGGTTTTTGGTGTTAGAATGTCTAAATCAAGCCCCAGTTGACGGATCAAGTGGAAGTTCATATGGCACATCTGGCGGTTGTTCTGGGTCATCTAAAGTTGGGACACTTGATTTTTAG
- the LOC114166736 gene encoding putative pentatricopeptide repeat-containing protein At3g05240 isoform X1 has protein sequence MVASNSYLPNAPSSLLPISIHEFQNSSQHHSPTLKFTQLRPKSNVSSCIKQQINLSETQQLQGHFIKTNSNRSFRVPFEALKCYSSNEAIYGFLITSYIKNNSPEDAAKIYGYMRRTDTEVDNFIIPSVLKACCLIPSMLLGQELHGFVVKNGFHGDVFVCNALIMMYSEVGSLDSAQLLFDKIENKDAVSWSTMIRSYDRSDLFDEALDLLRDMLVMGVRPSETALLSITHVLAEIAELKLGKAMHGYVIRNVKYGKSEVPLSTGLIDMYVKCGNLAYATKIFYGLSNASIISWTAMIAGYIRCNNLNEGVRLFVKMLEEGMFPNEITILSLVKECGIAGALELGKWLHAFTLRTGFTMSLVLGTAFIHMYGKCGDAKSARYVFNSFKSKDLMMWSAMISAYAQNNCADEAFDIFVHMTGCGIRPNEKTMVSLLKICAKVGSLEMGKWIHSYIDKQGIKEDMILITSLVDMYAKCGDIDSAHRLFDATMDRDISMWNAMISGFAVHGHGETALKLFEEMQALGVLPNDITFIGALHACSHSGLLQEGKRLFHRMVHEFGLVPKVEHYGCVVDLLGRAGMLDEAQELIKNMPMRPSMAVFGSLLSACKLHKNLKLGEWAAAQFLSLEPHKSGYNVLMSNIYASERKWGDVAYIRRGMKDEGIVKVPGVSSIEVNGSLHEFIIGDSDHQDAERIYEMVDEIRRKLEDVGYT, from the coding sequence ATGGTTGCAAGCAATTCCTATCTCCCTAAtgctccttcttctcttcttccaaTCTCAATTCACGAGTTCCAAAACTCTAGTCAGCACCACTCCCCCACTTTGAAATTCACCCAACTCAGACCAAAATCAAATGTGTCTTCTTGCATCAAACAACAGATCAACCTCAGTGAAACACAGCAACTCCAAGGTCACTTCATCAAAACCAATTCCAATCGGAGTTTTAGAGTCCCTTTTGAAGCACTGAAATGTTATTCTAGCAATGAAGCAATTTACGGCTTCCTAATTACATCTTACATAAAAAACAATAGCCCAGAAGATGCGGCAAAAATCTATGGCTATATGCGTAGAACAGACACTGAAGTTGACAATTTTATCATACCCTCGGTTCTCAAAGCATGCTGTCTTATCCCTTCTATGTTGCTAGGACAAGAGTTGCATGGTTTTGTGGTGAAAAATGGCTTTCATGGGGatgtttttgtgtgtaatgcTTTAATCATGATGTACAGTGAAGTTGGAAGCTTGGATTCGGCACAACTTTTATTTGATAAGATTGAGAACAAAGATGCTGTTTCTTGGAGTACTATGATTAGGAGCTATGATAGGAGTGACTTGTTTGATGAAGCATTGGACCTTTTGAGAGATATGCTTGTAATGGGAGTGAGGCCAAGTGAAACTGCATTGTTAAGCATCACACATGTCTTGGCAGAAATTGCTGAATTGAAATTGGGAAAAGCCATGCATGGTTATGTGATAAGGAATGTGAAGTATGGGAAATCAGAAGTTCCTCTAAGTACTGGTTTGATTGATATGTACGTTAAATGTGGAAATTTAGCTTATGCAACAAAGATTTTTTATGGCTTGTCTAATGCTAGTATCATTTCATGGACTGCTATGATTGCAGGCTACATTCGTTGCAATAACTTGAATGAAGGTGTAAGACTCTTTGTCAAAATGCTTGAAGAGGGTATGTTTCCAAATGAGATAACAATCCTTAGTTTGGTCAAAGAATGTGGCATTGCAGGTGCTCTTGAACTAGGAAAGTGGCTACATGCTTTCACATTAAGAACTGGGTTTACCATGTCTTTGGTTCTTGGCACTGCTTTTATTCACATGTATGGCAAATGTGGTGATGCTAAAAGTGCAAGATATGTGTTTAACAGCTTCAAGAGCAAAGATTTAATGATGTGGAGTGCCATGATTTCAGCTTATGCACAAAACAATTGTGCAGATGAAGCCTTTGATATCTTTGTACACATGACAGGTTGTGGAATAAGGCCAAATGAGAAAACCATGGTTAGTCTCCTTAAGATATGTGCAAAAGTTGGATCACTTGAAATGGGCAAGTGGATCCATTCTTACATAGACAAACAAGGAATTAAAGAAGATATGATTCTCATTACATCTTTGGTGGACATGTATGCCAAATGTGGAGACATAGATTCAGCTCACAGATTGTTTGATGCAACAATGGACCGTGACATTTCAATGTGGAATGCCATGATATCTGGTTTTGCAGTGCATGGTCATGGTGAGACAGCATTGAAACTGTTTGAAGAAATGCAAGCACTAGGGGTTCTCCCTAATGACATTACATTCATTGGCGCTCTTCATGCTTGTAGTCACTCAGGATTGTTGCAAGAAGGGAAAAGGCTGTTTCACAGAATGGTTCATGAATTTGGACTTGTCCCAAAAGTTGAACACTACGGTTGTGTGGTGGATCTTCTTGGTAGAGCTGGAATGCTTGATGAGGCACAAGAACTGATTAAGAACATGCCTATGAGGCCAAGCATGGCTGTGTTTGGGTctcttctttctgcatgcaagCTTCACAAAAATCTCAAACTAGGAGAATGGGCAGCAGCACAGTTTCTCTCATTGGAACCTCACAAAAGTGGGTATAATGTTCTGATGTCAAACATATATGCATCAGAAAGGAAATGGGGTGACGTTGCATACATAAGGAGAGGTATGAAGGATGAGGGAATTGTTAAAGTACCGGGTGTTAGTTCCATTGAAGTGAATGGATCACTTCATGAATTCATAATAGGAGATAGTGATCACCAAGATGCCGAGAGAATTTATGAAATGGTTGATGAGATAAGGAGAAAACTGGAAGATGTTGGATACACCTGA
- the LOC114165917 gene encoding pentatricopeptide repeat-containing protein At1g15510, chloroplastic-like yields the protein MAAFAKPSSLHAQRDNPFLPPSTSTNFKLKTFTFPLRKLKHVCVSSSSTATTSLSNDHTHNANSDISQLCLLGNLDRSMSYLDSMHELRIPVEDDTYVALVRLCEWKGARKEGSRVYSHVSKSMTLLSLQLGNALLSMFVRFGNLVDAWYVFGRMEKRNLFSWNVLVGGYAKAGFFDEALDLYHRMLWVGERPDVYTFPCVLRTCGGMPDLMRGREIHVHVLRYGFESDVDVLNALITMYVKCGDVRTARLVFDKMSNRDRISWNAMISGYFENGECLQGLRLFCMMIEYPVDPDLMTMTSVITACELLGDERLGREIHGYVLRMGFGRDPSVHNSLIQMYSSVGHIQEAETVFSRAECRDVVSWTAMISGYDNCLMPQKALETYKMMEAEGVMPDEITIAIALSACSYTCNLDMGTELHEAAKQTGLISHLIVGNSLIDMYAKCRSIDKALEVFHSTLDKNIVSWTSIILGLRINNRCFEALFYFRNMILRLKPNSVALVCVLSACARIGALTCGKEIHAHALRTGLCFDGFMPNAILDMYVRCGRMGYAWKQFFSVDHDVTAWNILLTGYAERGKGALASEVFQRMVESNINPDEVTFISILCACSRSGMVAEGLEYFNSMKNKYSITPNLKHHACVVDLLGRSGKLEEAYEYIQKMPLKPDSAIWGALLNACRIHHHVELGELAAKNIFQYDTTSVGYYILLSNLYADNGKWDKVAEVRKMMRQNGLIVDAGCSWVEVKGTVHAFLSGDNFHPQIMEINALLERFYKKMKEAGVEGPESSPMNIMEASKADLFCGHSERLAIVFGLMNSGPGVPIWVTKNLYMCKNCHNIVKFISKEVRREISVRDAEQLHHFRGGMCSCMNEGYMS from the coding sequence ATGGCGGCGTTTGCTAAACCCTCTTCACTTCATGCTCAAAGGGATAATCCCTTTCTTCCTCCTTCTACTTCCACCAACTTCAAGCTCAAAACTTTCACTTTCCCTCTTAGGAAACTCAAACATGTTTGTGTTTCAAGTTCTTCAACTGCCACTACCTCCCTCAGCAACGACCACACCCACAACGCAAACTCTGATATTTCTCAACTGTGCCTTCTTGGGAACTTGGACCGTAGCATGAGCTACTTAGACTCCATGCACGAGCTTCGAATTCCCGTTGAAGATGATACTTACGTTGCCTTGGTACGACTGTGTGAGTGGAAGGGGGCAAGGAAGGAAGGGTCTCGTGTTTATTCCCATGTTTCCAAGTCCATGACCCTTTTGAGCCTTCAACTGGGGAACGCGCTTTTGAGTATGTTTGTGAGGTTTGGGAACTTGGTTGATGCTTGGTATGTTTTTGGGAGAATGGAGAAAAGGAATTTGTTCTCTTGGAATGTTTTGGTTGGTGGGTATGCTAAAGCTGGCTTCTTTGATGAGGCTCTGGACCTCTATCATAGAATGTTGTGGGTTGGTGAGAGGCCTGATGTTTACACTTTCCCTTGCGTTTTGAGGACTTGTGGTGGCATGCCTGATTTGATGAGGGGTAGAGAGATTCATGTGCATGTTCTAAGATACGGGTTTGAGTCAGATGTGGATGTGCTTAATGCATTGATAACTATGTATGTGAAATGTGGGGATGTCAGAACTGCCAGGTTGGTATTCGACAAAATGTCTAACAGAGATAGGATTTCGTGGAATGCCATGATTTCCGGGTATTTTGAAAATGGGGAGTGTCTGCAGGGATTGAGATTGTTCTGCATGATGATAGAATATCCTGTTGATCCAGATTTGATGACCATGACGAGTGTGATTACTGCATGTGAGCTTCTGGGTGATGAGAGATTGGGGAGGGAGATTCATGGTTATGTTCTGAGAATGGGGTTCGGGAGAGACCCTTCAGTTCATAACTCGTTAATTCAGATGTACTCATCTGTTGGACATATTCAGGAAGCGGAAACAGTTTTCTCTCGTGCAGAATGCAGAGATGTGGTGTCATGGACTGCAATGATATCAGGTTACGACAATTGTTTGATGCCTCAGAAAGCACTTGAGACATATAAAATGATGGAAGCAGAAGGTGTCATGCCAGATGAAATCACCATCGCCATTGCACTCTCTGCTTGTTCTTATACATGCAATTTAGACATGGGGACAGAACTTCATGAGGCAGCCAAACAGACAGGGCTCATCTCTCATCTGATAGTTGGAAACTCACTCATTGACATGTATGCAAAGTGTAGATCCATTGACAAGGCTTTGGAGGTTTTCCACTCTACTCTTGACAAGAACATTGTATCTTGGACATCAATCATCCTAGGTCTTAGAATCAACAACCGGTGTTTTGAAGCTTTATTTTACTTCAGGAACATGATTCTAAGACTGAAGCCAAACTCTGTTGCTTTAGTTTGTGTTCTCTCTGCATGTGCTAGAATAGGAGCTTTGACATGTGGAAAAGAGATTCATGCTCATGCATTGAGAACTGGACTATGTTTTGATGGCTTTATGCCTAATGCAATTTTGGACATGTATGTGAGGTGTGGAAGAATGGGATATGCGTGGAAACAATTTTTCTCAGTTGATCATGATGTTACTGCATGGAACATTTTGCTTACAGGATATGCTGAGCGTGGGAAAGGAGCACTTGCTTCTGAGGTTTTTCAGAGAATGGTAGAATCAAACATCAATCCTGATGAAGTAACATTTATCTCCATATTATGTGCTTGCAGCAGATCAGGTATGGTAGCAGAAGGCTTAGAATATTTTAACAGCATGAAGAATAAGTACTCTATCACACCTAATCTGAAACACCATGCATGTGTGGTTGATTTACTTGGCCGTTCTGGGAAATTGGAGGAAGCTTATGAATACATACAGAAAATGCCATTGAAACCGGACTCAGCAATTTGGGGAGCTTTATTAAATGCATGTAGGATTCACCATCATGTTGAACTTGGGGAGCTTGCTGCAAAGAATATCTTTCAATATGATACAACAAGTGTTGGATACTACATTCTTCTCTCTAATCTTTATGCTGACAATGGTAAATGGGACAAGGTTGCAGAAGTAAGAAAAATGATGAGACAGAATGGACTAATAGTGGATGCTGGATGCAGCTGGGTGGAAGTGAAGGGCACAGTGCATGCTTTTCTCAGTGGTGATAATTTTCACCCTCAAATAATGGAAATCAATGCACTTTTGGAGAGGTTTTATAAGAAGATGAAGGAGGCTGGTGTTGAAGGGCCAGAAAGCAGTCCTATGAACATAATGGAAGCTTCTAAGGCTGATTTGTTTTGTGGGCACAGTGAAAGACTGGCCATTGTGTTTGGACTTATGAATTCTGGTCCTGGGGTGCCTATTTGGGTGACAAAGAATCTGTACATGTgcaaaaattgccacaacattgTGAAATTTATCTCTAAGGAGGTTCGCAGAGAGATTTCTGTGAGGGATGCTGAACAATTGCACCATTTCAGGGGAGGCATGTGCTCTTGCATGAATGAAGGATACATGAGTTAA
- the LOC114166920 gene encoding pentatricopeptide repeat-containing protein At1g08070, chloroplastic-like, with amino-acid sequence MRRTNTEVDNFIVPSVLKACCLIPSMLLGQELHGFVVKNGFHGDVFVCNALIMMYSEVGSLDSARLLFDKIENKDVVSWSTMIRSYDRSDLFDEALDLLRDMLVMGVRPSETAMLSITHVLVEIAELKLGKAMHGYVIRNVKYGKSKVPLSTGLIDMYVKCGNLAYATKIFYGLSNASIISWTAMIAGYIRCNNLNEGVRLFVKMLEEGMFPNEITILSLVKECGIAGVLELGKWLHAFTLRTGFTMSLVLTTAFIHMCQHVILSD; translated from the coding sequence ATGCGTAGAACAAACACTGAAGTTGACAATTTTATCGTACCCTCGGTTCTCAAAGCATGTTGTCTTATCCCTTCAATGTTGCTAGGACAAGAGTTGCATGGTTTTGTGGTGAAAAATGGCTTTCATGGGGatgtttttgtgtgtaatgcTTTAATCATGATGTACAGTGAAGTTGGAAGCTTGGATTCGGCACGACTTTTATTTGATAAGATTGAGAACAAAGATGTTGTTTCTTGGAGTACTATGATTAGGAGCTATGATAGGAGTGACTTGTTTGATGAAGCATTGGACCTTTTGAGAGATATGCTTGTAATGGGAGTGAGGCCTAGTGAAACTGCAATGTTAAGCATCACACACGTCTTGGTAGAAATTGCTGAATTGAAATTGGGAAAAGCCATGCATGGTTATGTGATAAGGAATGTGAAGTATGGGAAATCAAAAGTTCCTCTAAGTACTGGTTTGATTGATATGTACGTTAAATGTGGAAATTTAGCTTATGCAACAAAGATTTTTTATGGCTTGTCTAATGCTAGTATCATTTCATGGACTGCTATGATTGCAGGCTACATTCGTTGCAATAACTTGAATGAAGGTGTAAGACTCTTTGTCAAAATGCTTGAAGAGGGTATGTTTCCAAATGAGATAACAATCCTTAGTTTGGTCAAAGAATGTGGCATTGCAGGTGTTCTTGAACTAGGAAAGTGGCTACATGCTTTCACATTAAGAACTGGGTTTACCATGTCTTTGGTTCTTACCACCGCTTTTATTCACATGTGTCAACATGTAATTTTGTccgattaa